Part of the Desulfonauticus submarinus genome, ACCAGTCTTTTGTTTTCATCTAAAACTGGCAAAGAATTAATTCCTCTTTCTACAATCAAGGCCTCAGCTTCCATAACATGATCAGTAGGTTTTAAATAAACAAACTCAGTAATCATAATATCTTTTGCTTTTTTAGCCTCTACCTTTTCAATGCATTTTCTTAAAAAATCATTAATCTCAGGCTCTTGAATAGTCCTGGCTAGCTTTGCATCTAAATAATAAGGCATAACTTCCTTTAACAAATCATATCCTGTAATAATCCCCTCTAACTCCATCTTGTCATTTACAATATAAATCTGACGAGGAGCAAGCTTTCCTATCTTACATAATAAACTCTTAAACCTACACTCCCCACTCGCTAATACTAATTTCGTCTGCATAAGTTTTGCTACTAGCATTGTTCCTCCTTGTTATTTGTTGAAATATTTAAATTAACAGGCTTATCCATAGATGGAGTTAGCCAAATATATGAAAAATTTTTATTTTTTTGAGCATGTCCTTTACTATTATTATAACTAAAAAAAGCTCCATTTTCTTCTAAAATATGTTCAATTCTTTTAGTAAAAGCTTGGACAAATGCTTGTCCTGAGCCGTTAAATATAAAATTTTCTTTTTTAATTGTTTTGATTTTCATCAATTCCTGTAAAGATATGCTATAATTTTTTAAATCACTTTGAGTTTTAATTATTCCCCAAACTAAATGACCATCTGGAATATGTATTGTTTCTTCTGCATCAATGATAGTATGAGGACAAACTATAGAACCTTGTCCAAGATAAATAGGATAATCTTTTGTGCCTTGTAAAAACGAATTAAAGCCTACAAAAACTCTGTCTGAAGCTGTGGTATGAATTAATTTTGCGCCATGAGCAATAACAACACAATTTTTTAATCTTGATTCTGATACTATGCAGTTTTCTTGAATGTTAGAACCAATTCCTATACTAGAATTATGGACATAGGCTCGTTGAGAAATAAATACATTTTCTTTTATATTTATATTTTCATAGATACTAAGGGAAGAAATTGAGCTTGATGGAGGGATATTAACTTTCTGTTGTTCTTCTAATTTCCCAGATATAAACTTATGTATCAATTTGTTTTCAATATTATATAATAATTGATATATTTTACCACATTGATTTTTTCCTAAATATGTGTCTAAAGTATGTTTAGAGTGTTGAAATAAAAATTCAAAATTATTTGTTTTAATCCATATAGTTCCTGGAGATATCTCTTGATGATCTAAAGTTCCTGTTTGAATATAACTAAATTTTCCAATAGTACTTTGCTTTACCTCTGTTAGATCTATTGTAGCAAAGTAATGCAAAATAGATGAATCAACAGGAGCTCCATGTATATTTGAGTAAGGCAAAGAGATTGTATTTTTGATATCAAATTTTTGGTTTTGACTTTTATTATGCACTAATGTGTTTAATAATAGACTATTTTTAATAGAGATTTTCTCTGAATTATCAGTATGTGATTTCAATTCATCACCTCTTATATCTGAGGAATAAAGAATACTATTTTTAATTTTTATATTTCCTAATATGTAAGAGTATAATAAATAAGATGATCTTATTTTATATTTACAGATATGATTTGCAGATAATATAAAAACATTTGATGTTTTTTGTGGTACTAGGATGGTTGGAATTAAATCTATATTTTTTTGATTTGTAAATAGTTGAGAGTTTAGGATAATATCTTTTAATGTTTTCATTTTTTTCCTCTCTTTATTTAAGAGTTATAGGCATACCCATAATAGGCCATATAAAAGCTACAGCAATGCCTATTACTATCATTAAAAGAATACTCGCAGGTATTCCATATAAAAAGAACTCTCCAGTGGTAAACTGTTTAGAGTCATAAGCAATAGCATTAGGTGCTGCTCCTACTAAGAATAAAAATGGCATGCCAGCTGCAACTAGTGAAGAAAAGAGGATAACCTCTCCTGCAACATTTAAATAAGGAGCGATTACAAGAGCGACAGGTAAAGATATAGCAATAGCAGCTACATTCATAATAAAATTAGTCATCATCATCACAAAGAAGGCAATGGCCATTACAAATATAAACCAATTTGAATCTTTAAACATGTTGAGCCAATTGATGGCTAACCATTTGGCTGCGCCTGTTTCCCATAGACAAAATCCTATGCTCATAGCGCCAGCAAATAGTAAAATTATGTTCCAAGGAATTTCTTCTAAGTCTTTGATATTTAGAATTTTTAATATATAAAATAGAATAGTAGAAACTAAGATTATTGCAGTTTTATCAATAGCCTTTAATTCTGGAATAAAAGAGCGTAAAGACATAGTTATAATTACACCTAAAACAATAAGCCCAGCGATTATCTCATTTTTAGTTATTTTACCTAGTTGGCTGTTTAGTTCTTTAGCTTTTTCTCTAAGTCCAATTATTCTCTTTTTTTCTGGTTTTAAAAAAATTAAGAAAAATCCCCATAATAGAAAGGTCATGATCCAACCAATGGGAAACATATAATAAGTTAGTTCAAAAAAGGTTACATCTTTATTTAGAATTTCTTTGAAAAAACCAAGAGCCACTGCTCCTCTAGCTGCTCCTAAAAGGGTTACAATACTTCCAGCTCCTGCTACATAAGCCATACCAATAAATAATGCTTTGCCAAATTTGGTTGGTTTATCTCCTTCTCCATATAAGGCATAAATAGATAATAAAAGAGGATAAATAGTAGCAGCTACTGCGGTATGAGCCATTATATGGGTAAGGGCAGAGGTTACTATAAATACTCCTAGCAAAATCATGCTAGTTCTTTCGCCTACTATGATAAGCATTTTATAAGCAAGACGTTTGGTTAGACCTGTTTTTGTAAATACAGTGCCAATAACTAAAGAGGCAAAAATAAATAGAACAGAAGGATCCATAAAATCTTTAAAAGCAACTTTGGCAGGTCTTATCAAAAACATTGCTTGCATAGCTCCAATTGCAAGACTAGTTACTCCAATAGGAATTACTTCAAATACCCACCAGGTACCAGCTAAGAGAAAAATAGCCAAAGCCCCTTTGCCTTCTCTAGTTAAAACAAAATGTTTTCCAAAAGGATCAACTGCATCTGGCCAAGGAGGTGAAAAATATACAATAGTAAACAAAAAAATACCTAAAAAAATAAAAAATACCCTTTTCCAATCAAAAGTATTAGGTGGATTTTTTACCATGTTCACTTTCCTCCCTATTATTTTATGTTGCATTGTGCAATAGTATTGCATAAAAGATCAAAAATATCTATAGATCTAAGTACTCCAAGGAATTCGTTGTTTGCGTTATAAACAAATAAGATATTGTGGTTATTTATTACCATTTTATGTACTGCAATATCTAAAGACATTTCTGCTTTAATAGTTTCTGTTTGTTCTATATTTTGCATAATATCTTTTATTTTTATTGTTGGTAATTTATTACATAAATCTTTTAATGGTTCTACCCAAAACTCTTGTTTTTTTAATATGGAAAATATATAGTCATCGTTATATCCAAATCTAGTTAGATCCATATGAGATAATTCTTTATATTTTGGTTCTATTCCTCTTAATATATCTATAATAGTTATTTTACCTTTTAATCTGTTTTCATTATCAATGATTAAAATAGTTGAATGATAAGTAGATGATTTTTTTTGTTCTTTTAAAGATATAATTATATCAAACAGAGATATGTCCTGTTGAGCTAGTATATATTCTTCTTTTGGTATCATAATATCTTTTATTAGATAGCTTTTCATTAATTCCTCCTTTGTTTACTGCTAAGGTTTTTTTGGGTATATTAAAGTATTTTTTTTATTAAAGGCAAGAAAAAATAAAAAATAAAATAAGGTTTATTTTTTTAACACAAAAATAATTTGCGTTAAAAAATGAAGCGCAATGAACTGTTACTTAAAAATATTTTTTTCATGTTTTAACTTTTTGTTGAATTAATTGATTGAAGAAATATTTAGTTTAACTAAAATTCAGTTTTTTAATTTGTTATGCTAATAATAATTGGCAAAAAATTAAAAAATGATATATTTCTATTAAATAAGGATTTCAGAGGT contains:
- a CDS encoding SLC13 family permease is translated as MVKNPPNTFDWKRVFFIFLGIFLFTIVYFSPPWPDAVDPFGKHFVLTREGKGALAIFLLAGTWWVFEVIPIGVTSLAIGAMQAMFLIRPAKVAFKDFMDPSVLFIFASLVIGTVFTKTGLTKRLAYKMLIIVGERTSMILLGVFIVTSALTHIMAHTAVAATIYPLLLSIYALYGEGDKPTKFGKALFIGMAYVAGAGSIVTLLGAARGAVALGFFKEILNKDVTFFELTYYMFPIGWIMTFLLWGFFLIFLKPEKKRIIGLREKAKELNSQLGKITKNEIIAGLIVLGVIITMSLRSFIPELKAIDKTAIILVSTILFYILKILNIKDLEEIPWNIILLFAGAMSIGFCLWETGAAKWLAINWLNMFKDSNWFIFVMAIAFFVMMMTNFIMNVAAIAISLPVALVIAPYLNVAGEVILFSSLVAAGMPFLFLVGAAPNAIAYDSKQFTTGEFFLYGIPASILLMIVIGIAVAFIWPIMGMPITLK
- a CDS encoding CBS domain-containing protein, which gives rise to MKSYLIKDIMIPKEEYILAQQDISLFDIIISLKEQKKSSTYHSTILIIDNENRLKGKITIIDILRGIEPKYKELSHMDLTRFGYNDDYIFSILKKQEFWVEPLKDLCNKLPTIKIKDIMQNIEQTETIKAEMSLDIAVHKMVINNHNILFVYNANNEFLGVLRSIDIFDLLCNTIAQCNIK
- a CDS encoding CBS domain-containing protein; this encodes MLVAKLMQTKLVLASGECRFKSLLCKIGKLAPRQIYIVNDKMELEGIITGYDLLKEVMPYYLDAKLARTIQEPEINDFLRKCIEKVEAKKAKDIMITEFVYLKPTDHVMEAEALIVERGINSLPVLDENKRLV